AAGGTCGAAGATGACATAGGCGCGGCTGATAGTATTGGCGAGCGTGGCCGCCTCCATCGGGCTGAAGGCTTTCGCGCGAATGATCAGCACATCGGCGTCTCGAATCGGCTCGACCGTTACGTTCTGCCGAAGGGCGTTGACCGCATGTCGGAATCGCCAGGACTGCTGCTCGGCCACCGGCCATTGGGCCAGCGCCGCCTCTTGCTGAAGAGCCCGGCGCTCCAGGAATTGCTGTTTAACGGGCGAGGCAAATTGTCTTTCCTCATCAAGCGGCCGCTCATCAAGGTGCAAGGCACGAACGACCCGCTCTATGACCGGGTTGGACTGCACGATTTCGCTTTGGGTCAGCGCGATTTCAGCTTTTCGCTGCACGGCCAAGTCACGGTAATAGAGCGCTTCGACTTGCTTGGCGGCGCTGATCAGTATCTTGACCTGAGCTTCGTAGATCGGCGTCTTCCAAGCCAATCCCACATACGCCGCCATGGCCACACCGGCGATGGTCGCCAGCACCACTGCTTTGTGGCGGAAGAGGACCCGCACGTAATCTCGGAATGTCATCATCAGAACACCCCCTCGGATACCACCACGGTGTCTCCTGGCCGCAACAACACATCCGCTTTGGAATTGCCATTGAGGACGGCCTTGAGATTGATCGGAATCGTCTCGTAGCCTGGGGAGTCCGCATAGGGCCGCAAGACCTTCACCCGACTCGAGTCGCCGAATTTCGTGAATCCCTCCGCAATGGAGATGGCTTTCATGGCCGTCACGCGCTCATCAAGTGGATACGCGCCGGGTTTGGCGACTTCCCCGTAGACGAAAAACTTCTGGCTGCGGGATTCCTTCAATGACACCGACACGACGGGATACTTCATATAGCCGTCAGCCAGGCGCTGTTGAATGTCCTCCTGAATCTCTGCGGTCGTCATGCCCTTGACGCGCACATTGCCAATGAATGGGAAGGAAATCATCCCATCCGGCCCCACGGTGACGAAGGTCTGCAGCTGCTCCGGCTGCAGAATGGCGATGTCTAACGTATCGTTGACGCCAATCTGGTAGCCTTCTGAGGCTCCAGACGCGATCGGAGCATTCGGCGGCGCCTGGGCCAATGAGGCGCCGCTCCACATCATCCCAACCACCAGTGTCATGAGCATCCGATGCATCATCACGGCCTCACCCTTTTTGATCTGATGCCGAACCACCAGGCCTGCTATTTCGCGCCGTCCCCGAGGACGACCACGGGAACCGTCTTCAACAGGATTTTGCCGTCAAGGGCCAGTGACCAGTTGTCGATATACGACAAATCCAGCTTCACCCACTGATCAAAGTCAGTGATGTTGTTGCGCCCGGTGATTTGCCAGAGGCATGTCACGCCGGGGCGCATGCTCAGTTTCCGCCGCTGCCAGCTGTCATACGCCTGCACTTCTTGAGGCAGCGGCGGCCGCGGACCCACCAGGCTCATATCGCCTCGCAGCACATTCCAGAGTTGCGGCAATTCATCCAGGCTCATCTTTCGCAAGAATCTGCCAAGCGGGGTCACGCGGGGATCTTCGCTCATTTTGAACGCCGGGCCGCGCATTTCGTTCTGAACCAGCAGTTGCGGCAACAGGCGTTCGGCGCCGTTGACCATCGTGCGGAATTTATAGAATGTGAAGCGCCGGCCATGCATCCCGCACCGCTCTTGGGCAAAGAAGACGGGCCCGGGCGATGTCCACTGAATAGCGATGGCGATCATGAGGAAGAGGGGCCACAAGACGAGCAGGCCGACCCCCGAGGCGACGATGTCAATAAGGCGCTTGACCACGAGGTGCCAGAGTTTGTTGGTCGTGGTGGTGAAGCTGACTAAGGGAATGCCGTCGAAATCTGCGACGTGCTCATGCGCGATCGTGACATCGAAGAAATCCACCGCCAGGCTGACTTTCACCCCCTCGGTCTCGCAGAATCGCATCAGCGGCTCAATCTTTCCGAGCCACGACCTGGGCACGACAAACACCACATCGTCCACGACCATGGTGTGGATGATTTTTGGAATATCGGCGAAGGCCCCCAAGACGGCGTAGCCGTTGACGCGCTCTCCAACCAATGCCGGGTTCTCATCGATCAGCCCAATGACGCTGAACCCCCATTCGGCATGGGCCTCGAGCTTGCTGAGGAATCGTTGCGCTCGGGGTCCGGTGCCCACGACCAGCACGCGCCGATAGTTGTAGCCGTTCACCCGGCTGCGGCGGAAGACGGCCATCAGGCTGAATTTCTCAGCGACCAACAATAGCGTGGCCAGTCCGATGG
The genomic region above belongs to Candidatus Omnitrophota bacterium and contains:
- a CDS encoding polysaccharide export protein, which translates into the protein MTLVVGMMWSGASLAQAPPNAPIASGASEGYQIGVNDTLDIAILQPEQLQTFVTVGPDGMISFPFIGNVRVKGMTTAEIQEDIQQRLADGYMKYPVVSVSLKESRSQKFFVYGEVAKPGAYPLDERVTAMKAISIAEGFTKFGDSSRVKVLRPYADSPGYETIPINLKAVLNGNSKADVLLRPGDTVVVSEGVF
- a CDS encoding sugar transferase — translated: MMVKEYATLLRRSMMFADIGVVAMSFVIAYLLVRPTRFLHPSHVYGWFAALFTVVWAGGLGYFGMYESFRVRGNREAAEVILKTALLVFLMLGAFIFMLHAITISRILVMAAIGLATLLLVAEKFSLMAVFRRSRVNGYNYRRVLVVGTGPRAQRFLSKLEAHAEWGFSVIGLIDENPALVGERVNGYAVLGAFADIPKIIHTMVVDDVVFVVPRSWLGKIEPLMRFCETEGVKVSLAVDFFDVTIAHEHVADFDGIPLVSFTTTTNKLWHLVVKRLIDIVASGVGLLVLWPLFLMIAIAIQWTSPGPVFFAQERCGMHGRRFTFYKFRTMVNGAERLLPQLLVQNEMRGPAFKMSEDPRVTPLGRFLRKMSLDELPQLWNVLRGDMSLVGPRPPLPQEVQAYDSWQRRKLSMRPGVTCLWQITGRNNITDFDQWVKLDLSYIDNWSLALDGKILLKTVPVVVLGDGAK